Proteins found in one Candidatus Woesearchaeota archaeon genomic segment:
- a CDS encoding KEOPS complex kinase/ATPase Bud32 has translation MKSGNLNFTMEREVIARGAEAEIVKEGGIIIKERVPKSYRLKEIDESLRKARTKREVKVMKKLSTLGIPTARIISEDYKNNRFSMEFLNGKKLRDIINKVNYEEYSRQIGALVAKLHENNIIHADLTTSNMIVVEGKIHLIDFGLTFFSERVEDKAVDIHLLRQALESKHQEIWERAFSAAVDEYRKNYKDAPPVLERLSVVEMRGRYKKKGKKNKENKAPEFENGECD, from the coding sequence TTGTAAAGGAAGGCGGAATTATAATCAAGGAGAGAGTCCCTAAATCATACAGGCTCAAGGAGATTGACGAGAGCCTTAGAAAAGCGAGGACAAAAAGGGAAGTTAAGGTGATGAAGAAACTCTCAACTCTCGGGATTCCCACTGCAAGGATTATTTCAGAGGATTACAAGAACAACAGGTTCAGCATGGAATTCCTCAACGGAAAAAAGCTGAGAGACATCATTAACAAAGTTAATTATGAGGAATACTCGCGCCAAATTGGCGCTCTTGTTGCAAAACTCCATGAGAATAACATAATCCACGCAGACCTTACAACCTCAAACATGATTGTCGTTGAAGGAAAGATACACCTGATAGATTTCGGCCTGACATTTTTCTCAGAGCGGGTTGAGGACAAGGCAGTTGACATTCATCTTCTCAGGCAGGCGCTTGAGAGCAAGCATCAGGAAATCTGGGAAAGGGCTTTCTCAGCAGCAGTTGATGAATACAGGAAAAACTACAAGGATGCGCCCCCCGTGCTTGAGCGGCTTTCTGTTGTTGAGATGAGAGGGCGCTACAAGAAAAAGGGAAAAAAGAATAAGGAGAATAAGGCGCCTGAATTTGAAAACGGAGAATGCGATTAA